From Rhodamnia argentea isolate NSW1041297 chromosome 10, ASM2092103v1, whole genome shotgun sequence, a single genomic window includes:
- the LOC115745719 gene encoding auxin transporter-like protein 4, with translation MLGPKQAESEAIVSNATEAELNHAKDGRDGALEDGGGADEASPVLSVKSLLWHGGSAWDAWFSCASNQVAQVLLTLPYSFSQLGMLSGIIFQVFYGILGSWTAYLISVLYIEYRTRKEKENVSFKNHVIQWFEVLDGLLGPYWKAAGLAFNCTFLLFGSVIQLIACASNIYYINDHLDKRTWTYIFGACCATTVFIPSFHNYRIWSFLGLGMTTYTAWYLTIAALAHGQVEGVKHTGPNKLVLYFTGATNILYTFGGHAVTVEIMHAMWKPQKFKYIYLMATLYVFTLTIPSASAVYWAFGDQLLNHSNAFSLLPKSGFRDAAVILMLIHQFITFGFACTPLYFVWEKVIGMHDTKSICTRALVRLPVVIPIWFLAIIFPFFGPINSAVGALLVSFTVYIIPALAHMLTYRKASARQNAAEKPPSFLRSWTVMYVFNAFVVGWVLVVGFGFGGWASMTNFIRQVDTFGLFAKCYQCKPPQPPAAAAPHH, from the exons ATGTTGGGTCCGAAGCAAGCAGAATCAGAAGCCATCGTCTCCAACGCGACCGAGGCAGAGCTCAACCACGCCAAGGACGGCCGCGACGGGGCACTCGAAGATGGCGGAGGAGCAGACGAAGCCTCCCCCGTGCTCAGCGTCAAGAGCTTACTCTGGCACGGCGGCTCCGCCTGGGACGCCTGGTTCAGCTGCGCCTCCAACcaa GTGGCGCAAGTGCTGTTGACGCTGCCGTACTCGTTCTCGCAGCTGGGGATGCTGTCGGGGATCATCTTCCAGGTGTTCTACGGCATCCTGGGGAGCTGGACCGCTTATCTCATCAGCGTCCTCTACATTGAGTACCGAAccaggaaggagaaggagaacgTCAGCTTCAAGAACCACGTCATTCAG TGGTTCGAAGTGCTGGACGGGTTGCTCGGGCCGTACTGGAAGGCGGCGGGGCTCGCCTTCAACTGCACTTTCCTCCTCTTCGGCTCCGTCATTCAGCTCATCGCCTGCGCAAG CAACATATACTACATCAACGACCACCTGGACAAGCGGACGTGGACCTACATCTTCGGCGCCTGCTGCGCGACGACGGTGTTCATCCCCTCCTTCCACAACTACCGGATTTGGTCCTTCCTCGGCCTCGGCATGACCACCTACACCGCCTGGTACCTGACCATCGCCGCCCTCGCCCACGGCCAG GTGGAGGGGGTGAAGCATACGGGGCCGAACAAGCTGGTGCTGTACTTCACCGGAGCCACCAACATCCTCTACACCTTCGGCGGCCACGCCGTGACTGT GGAGATCATGCATGCAATGTGGAAGCCCCAGAAATTCAAGTACATCTACTTGATGGCCACACTGTATGTGTTCACGCTGACGATACCGTCGGCCTCCGCCGTCTACTGGGCCTTCGGCGACCAGCTCCTCAACCACTCCAACGCCTTCTCCCTCCTCCCCAAGTCGGGATTCCGCGACGCCGCCGTCATCTTGATGCTCATTCATCAG TTCATAACGTTCGGGTTCGCGTGTACACCTCTGTACTTCGTGTGGGAGAAGGTGATAGGGATGCACGACACGAAGAGCATCTGCACGAGGGCGCTGGTGAGGCTGCCGGTGGTGATCCCCATCTGGTTCCTGGCCATCATCTTCCCCTTCTTCGGCCCCATCAACTCCGCCGTCGGCGCCCTCCTCGTCAGCTTCACGGTCTACATCATCCCCGCCCTCGCCCACATGCTCACCTATCGAAAGGCCTCCGCTCGTCAG AACGCGGCGGAGAAGCCGCCGTCGTTCCTACGGAGCTGGACCGTGATGTACGTGTTCAACGCCTTCGTGGTGGGATGGGTCCTTGTCGTGGGCTTCGGGTTCGGTGGCTGGGCCAGCATGACCAACTTCATCAGGCAAGTGGACACCTTCGGCCTCTTCGCCAAGTGCTACCAATGCAAGCCACCGCAACCGCCCGCCGCCGCAGCGCCGCACCACTga